A single genomic interval of Helianthus annuus cultivar XRQ/B chromosome 6, HanXRQr2.0-SUNRISE, whole genome shotgun sequence harbors:
- the LOC110939799 gene encoding cytochrome P450 94A1 — protein MEMTSFLLIFFFFLLIYSFFFLFNPTNSKSTPQSGFKHYPIFGTLPEFLLNRHRFLDWSTQVLSQCPTNTAVFSRPGKVNGVITANPANVEHMLKTNFENYPKGTRFISLLEDFLGRGIFNSDGETWRAQRKTASYEFNTRSLRNFVMETAAVELHTRFVPVLERAAALNKVVDLQDLLERYSFDNICKVAFNFDPGCLAGDGTSGSEFMKAFEEAATLSSGRFMYVLPGLYKIKKLLNFGSESKLQKSIATVHKFADDIIQSRITESAKEPNDDLLSRFMNISAYSPEFLRDIVISFILAGRDTTSSALTWFFWILSSHPEVKLKILEELKTLRLSKSDQNSYEFDDLRQMHYLHAAISEAMRLFPPVPVDTKACLKPDVLPDGTFVGEGWFVTYHTYAMGRMESVWGTDCNEFRPERWLEEENGGGMVVYRPENPFKYPVFHGGARVCLGKEMAYTQMKLVAATIMEVFEVELEVVEKKVPEHVLSLTMRMKDGLKVRVRKR, from the exons ATGGAGATGACATCTTTCCTTttaatcttcttcttctttctcctCATCTACTCATTCTTCTTCCTCTTCAACCCAACAAACTCCAAATCCACCCCTCAATCCGGCTTCAAACACTATCCAATATTCGGAACCCTACCCGAATTCCTCCTAAACCGCCACCGGTTTCTCGACTGGAGCACCCAAGTCCTCTCTCAATGTCCAACGAACACGGCCGTCTTCAGCCGACCCGGAAAAGTCAATGGCGTCATAACCGCCAACCCGGCAAACGTCGAACATATGCTCAAGACCAACTTTGAGAACTACCCGAAAG GAACCCGGTTTATTTCTCTACTTGAAGACTTCTTGGGCCGTGGCATCTTCAACTCCGATGGCGAAACGTGGCGGGCGCAGCGTAAAACCGCTAGCTATGAGTTCAACACGCGGTCCCTTCGGAACTTTGTGATGGAAACGGCGGCCGTAGAGCTACATACGCGGTTCGTGCCGGTTCTTGAAAGGGCTGCGGCTTTGAACAAGGTTGTTGATCTTCAAGATCTTCTTGAAAGGTACTCTTTCGATAATATATGTAAGGTGGCCTTCAATTTCGACCCCGGTTGTCTCGCCGGAGATGGAACTTCCGGTAGTGAGTTCATGAAAGCTTTTGAAGAAGCTGCAACGCTTAGTTCTGGAAGATTTATGTATGTTTTACCAG GACTGTACAAGATCAAAAAACTGTTGAATTTCGGTTCCGAATCAAAGCTACAAAAATCAATCGCTACTGTTCATAAATTCGCGGACGACATTATACAATCGCGAATAACAGAAAGCGCGAAAGAACCCAATGATGATCTGTTATCCCGGTTCATGAACATATCCGCTTACTCCCCAGAGTTTTTGAGGGACATAGTCATAAGTTTCATATTAGCAGGCCGCGATACAACGTCATCCGCACTCACATGGTTCTTCTGGATATTATCTTCACATCCAGAAGTAAAACTGAAAATACTGGAGGAACTGAAAACGCTCCGCCTTAGCAAAAGTGATCAGAACTCTTACGAGTTTGACGACCTTCGACAGATGCATTACCTACACGCCGCGATATCAGAGGCAATGCGGCTGTTCCCACCGGTTCCAGTGGACACAAAAGCATGCCTAAAACCCGACGTGTTGCCAGACGGGACGTTTGTTGGGGAAGGGTGGTTTGTTACATATCATACATATGCAATGGGACGGATGGAGAGTGTTTGGGGGACGGATTGCAACGAGTTTAGGCCGGAGAGGTGGTTGGAAGAGGAGAAtggtggtggaatggtggtgTATAGGCCGGAAAATCCGTTTAAATATCCGGTGTTTCATGGTGGAGCAAGAGTGTGTTTAGGGAAAGAAATGGCGTATACGCAAATGAAGCTGGTGGCGGCGACGATTATGGAGGTGTTTGAGGTGGAGTTGGAGGTGGTGGAAAAGAAGGTGCCGGAGCATGTGTTGTCGTTGACGATGAGGATGAAGGATGGGTTGAAGGTGAGGGTTAGGAAAAGATGA